The region CTGCCCGAACGACAGCGGCGCGGGTTCGTCCGGGTTCCGGCGCGGGATGACCGGCCCGGACGAGGTGCGCGCGGCGGCCGGCGAACGGCGGATGCGGCGCCCGAACTCGGCGCGCTGCTCGTCGGTGAGCCGCGCCAAGCGGTCTCCGGTGGACTCGGTCACGAGCGCTCCAACTGGTCCAGCACGGCTTCCTCCACCATGGTCGCCAGCCCGGCGACGGTCGCGCCCTCGAAGAACACCCGGACCGGGATCTCGATCTCGTACGCGGCCCGCACCCTGGCCGCCAACTGCGCCGCCATCAGCGAGTGCCCGCCCAACTGGACGAAGTTGTCGTTCACGCCGACGTCGTCCACACCCAGCAGCTCCTGCCACAGCTCGGCGAGCTGCGCCTCCAGCTCGCCCCGCGGCGCGACGTACGGTTCGGCCAGGTCGGGGCGCGGTGCGGTGGTCACACCGCCGCCGGTGGACCACGGCCCGTCCGCACCGAGGTCCAGCGGCTCGCCGATCCCGGCCCGCGCGACCAGCACGTGGCCGCCGCGCCCGGCCAGCAGCGCCTCGAACGCACGCACCCCCTGCGCGGTGGTCAGCGCGCGCGCCAGCACCTCCTCGTACGCGGCGCGGAGGTCGCCGGGCACCTCGGCGTCGCGGAGCATCCCGGTCTCCCCCCAGGTGTCCCAGGCCGCGGACAGCACGAGCCGCCCGTCCGACCGGCTTTCGGCCAAGCCGTCCAGGTAGGCGTTGGCGGCCGAGTAGTCGCATTGGCCGTAGGTGGGCACGACAGCCGCCAGCGAGGAGCACAGCACGACGAAGTCGGCCTCCCCGGGACGCAGCGCGGCGAGCAGGGTGCGCGCGCCGGCGACCTTCGGCGCGAGCACTCCGGCCATCTCCAGGTCGGTGCGCCGTTCCACCGCGCCGCCGCCGGCCACGCCGGCGGCGTGCACGACACCGTCGATGCGGCCGAACCGGGCCCGGACCCGGTCCAGTGCGGCGGTGAGCGCGACGACGTCGGACACGTCGGCCCGCTCGGCGGCCACCGTCGCGCCCGCGTCGGCGAGCGCCCGCACGGTGGGGTGGTCCTCGTGCGCGCTGCGGCTGAGCAGCACGACCGTCGCCCCGTGGCCGGTGGTCAGCCGCTCGGCGAGGGCCGCCCCGATGCCGGTGAGGCCGCCGACGATCAGGTACACGCCGCCCCGGCGCACCGGCAGCGCGGAATCGGCGGGTGGCGCGGTGGCGCGGGCGGGTTCCCGTCGCCACCACCGGTCGCCGCGCAGCGCCAGCACCGGGTCCGTCGCGCCGAGCACGGCGCGGGTCAGCGCGGTGGCGGTCGCCTCGTCCACGCCGTCGGCGTGCGCGGGCAGGTCGAGCTGCACGCAGTCGAGGTTGTGGTACTCGGTGGGCAGCACCAGCACCGGGCCGCTGAGCATGCGGGCGACCGGGTCGGCGTGCTCGGCCCCGGTGACCGCGAACGCGCCGCTGGTGACCACGCCCAGGCGCAGGTCGTGCACGACCCGTTCGGCGGCGACGGCCCTGGCCAAGCGCACCAGGCCGAAGTAGTCGCGGGTGTCGTCGGCCGAGGGTGCCAGGGGCCAGCAGTACAGCACTGTGCTCGGCGTGCGCACGAGTGCGCGCAGCTCGGCGAACAGCTGTCGGTAGTGCTCGGGCCGGGCCGGGTCCAGCTCGTAGACCCCGCGCCGCACCCGCCGGTACTCGGCCCCGGGCAGCACCGTGGTGACGACCTGGCCGGCGGCGGTGAGCACGTCGGCCAGCGCCTGCGCACGGCCGTCCGCGTCGAGGAACAGCAGCCACGCGGAGCGCTTGCCCTGCACGGGCTTCGCGTCGGGCTCGACGGTGGTGGCCCGCCAGCCGAACCGGCCGAGGGTGGCCTCGTCCCCGCCGACCGCCGCCCGCGCCGCGGGTTCCACCCAGTGCCTGCGGTGCTGGAACGGGTAGGTGGGCAGGATCGCGGTCCGCCCGCCGGGGTCGCCCAGCCGGTCCCAGTCGACCGGCACGCCGTGGGCCCACAGGCTGCCGAACGCCAGGCGCGCCGAACCGGGTTCGCCCGCCGCCGACGGCAGCGGCGGGGTGGCGGCGGTCAGGCCGGGCACCTGTGCGGCGTGGACCAGGCCGGTGAGCATCCCGCCGGGACCGGCCTCCACCGCGACGGCGGGCGCGTCCGACCCGCCCAACGCCGTCAGGCCGGCCAGGAACCGGACCGGGGCGCGCATCTGCCGCAGCCAGTAGCTCCGGTCCAGCGCCTCGGTCCCGGTGAGCCAGTCGCCGGTGAGGTTGGACAGCACGGGGATCGTCGGCGGGTGCGGCGTGACCTCCGCCAGCAGCGCGGCCAGCTCCTCCTGCGCGGTGTCGGTGAGCCGGCTGTGGAAGGCGTGCGAGGTGGGCAGGCGCACTCCGCGCAGACCCCGGGTCGCCACCGTCTCCTCGGCGGCCACCACCGCCTCGATCGGACCCGACACCACGGTGCTGCGGGGGCCGTTGACAGCGGCGACGTCCAGCCCGTGCCGCCCGGCCAACTCGGCGGCGGCCTCGGCGTCCAGCGGCAGGGCCAGCATCGCGCCGGGCGGCATCGCGGCCATCAGCCGCCCTCGGCCGGCGACCAGCCGCAGCGCGTCGGGCAGGGTGAAGATCCCGGCCAGGCAGGCGGCGGTGTACTCGCCGAGGCTGTGCCCGAGCAGCGCGGCGGGCGTGACGCCCCAGTGCAGCAGCAGCCGCGCGGCGGCGTAACTGGTGGTGAACACGGCGGGTTGGGTCAGCCGGGTGCGCGACAGCCCGTCGTCCTCGGCCCACAACTCGGCTCGCAGGTCCAGGCCCAGGTGCGGGACGAGCAGGTCGGCGCACTCGTCGACGGCCGCCCGGAAGACCGGTTCCGACCGGTAGAGCCCGGCGCCCATGCCCGGGTACTGCGAGCCCTGTCCGGGCAGCAGGAACACCGGGCGGGCCGGGCCGTCCTCCGCACGGCCGGACGCGACCTTCGCGCGGTCCGCGGTGGACAGGGCGTCGACCGCCGCGGACACGCTGTCCGCGACCACCACCCGGCGGTGGGCCCACTGCCGCCGCCCGGTGCGCAGGGTGTGGGCGACGTCGGCCAGGTGGAGTTCGCCGTGCTCGGCCAGGTGCGCGCCCAGCAGTCCGGTCATCGCCGCCAAGGCGGCGCTCGACGCGGCGGACAGCGGCAGCACCACGGGACCGGTCTCGACGGGGGCACGCGGATCGCGGGCGGGCGCCTGTTCGAGCACGATGTGCGCGTTGGTACCGCCGATGCCGAACGCGCTGACCGCGGCCCGGCGCGGCCCGGTGATCACCGGCCAGTCCTGGAGCCGTCCCGGCACGAAGAACCCGGCACCGACCAGGTCCAGCTCAGGATGCGTCGGGTCGGCGTGCAGGCTGGCCGGAACGCGGCCGTGGCGCAGCATCAGCACCGTCTTGATCAAACCGGTGATGCCCGCGGCTGCGTCGAGGTGCCCC is a window of Saccharothrix espanaensis DSM 44229 DNA encoding:
- a CDS encoding type I polyketide synthase gives rise to the protein MSQHSEADDQPDRVAVVGMAGRFPGADSVAALWRLLTAGEEAVTRFTPQEPAAAGVPADLAGDPAHVPAKGALSDVEGFDAELFGYSAAEAALLDPQHRLFLECALTAVEDAGLVPDRGARRTGVYAGGMFSSYLAHNLLPRPDLVSTHGMPMVLQANLPDQLAARVAYQLGLHGPAVGVQTACSTSLVAVHLAAQALLAQECDVALAGGVTVTVPARVGYRHTEGGMESATGRCRPFSAEADGTVFGNGVGVVVLKRLTDALADGDPVHAVLLGSAINNDGHRKVGYTAPSYRGQVEVIREALAIAGVDPATVGHVEAHGTGTPLGDPIEVAALAETYGAAKPAVPRALGSVKSNLGHLDAAAGITGLIKTVLMLRHGRVPASLHADPTHPELDLVGAGFFVPGRLQDWPVITGPRRAAVSAFGIGGTNAHIVLEQAPARDPRAPVETGPVVLPLSAASSAALAAMTGLLGAHLAEHGELHLADVAHTLRTGRRQWAHRRVVVADSVSAAVDALSTADRAKVASGRAEDGPARPVFLLPGQGSQYPGMGAGLYRSEPVFRAAVDECADLLVPHLGLDLRAELWAEDDGLSRTRLTQPAVFTTSYAAARLLLHWGVTPAALLGHSLGEYTAACLAGIFTLPDALRLVAGRGRLMAAMPPGAMLALPLDAEAAAELAGRHGLDVAAVNGPRSTVVSGPIEAVVAAEETVATRGLRGVRLPTSHAFHSRLTDTAQEELAALLAEVTPHPPTIPVLSNLTGDWLTGTEALDRSYWLRQMRAPVRFLAGLTALGGSDAPAVAVEAGPGGMLTGLVHAAQVPGLTAATPPLPSAAGEPGSARLAFGSLWAHGVPVDWDRLGDPGGRTAILPTYPFQHRRHWVEPAARAAVGGDEATLGRFGWRATTVEPDAKPVQGKRSAWLLFLDADGRAQALADVLTAAGQVVTTVLPGAEYRRVRRGVYELDPARPEHYRQLFAELRALVRTPSTVLYCWPLAPSADDTRDYFGLVRLARAVAAERVVHDLRLGVVTSGAFAVTGAEHADPVARMLSGPVLVLPTEYHNLDCVQLDLPAHADGVDEATATALTRAVLGATDPVLALRGDRWWRREPARATAPPADSALPVRRGGVYLIVGGLTGIGAALAERLTTGHGATVVLLSRSAHEDHPTVRALADAGATVAAERADVSDVVALTAALDRVRARFGRIDGVVHAAGVAGGGAVERRTDLEMAGVLAPKVAGARTLLAALRPGEADFVVLCSSLAAVVPTYGQCDYSAANAYLDGLAESRSDGRLVLSAAWDTWGETGMLRDAEVPGDLRAAYEEVLARALTTAQGVRAFEALLAGRGGHVLVARAGIGEPLDLGADGPWSTGGGVTTAPRPDLAEPYVAPRGELEAQLAELWQELLGVDDVGVNDNFVQLGGHSLMAAQLAARVRAAYEIEIPVRVFFEGATVAGLATMVEEAVLDQLERS